One part of the Lapillicoccus jejuensis genome encodes these proteins:
- a CDS encoding sulfotransferase family 2 domain-containing protein: MVLPRLGLVFLAYNKAGSSSIEAALHGERSALWEAYARVGHQALRRRGPWKHMDAREFESLFRWRPAVTSLHRVAVVRNPWDRMVSVYHYQRQSVPQKHGRATGLDFRDYVLAGGSGSAFTTFTDFAGDGHGRLKVGTVLRVESLDEDFTALCAERGLSGVSLPRKNTSARGDYRELYDDETREAVARAFAPDIERFGYTF, translated from the coding sequence ATGGTGCTCCCCCGCCTCGGGCTCGTCTTCCTCGCCTACAACAAGGCCGGGTCGAGCTCGATCGAGGCGGCCCTGCACGGCGAGCGGTCGGCGCTGTGGGAGGCGTACGCGCGGGTCGGGCACCAGGCGCTGCGCCGCCGGGGGCCGTGGAAGCACATGGACGCCCGCGAGTTCGAGTCGCTCTTCCGCTGGCGGCCGGCGGTGACGTCGCTGCACCGGGTCGCGGTCGTGCGCAACCCGTGGGACCGGATGGTCTCGGTCTACCACTACCAGCGCCAGAGCGTGCCGCAGAAGCACGGCCGCGCGACCGGGCTCGACTTCCGCGACTACGTCCTCGCCGGCGGGTCCGGCTCGGCGTTCACGACGTTCACCGACTTCGCCGGCGACGGGCACGGCCGGCTCAAGGTCGGCACGGTGCTGCGGGTCGAGTCGCTCGACGAGGACTTCACCGCGCTCTGCGCCGAGCGCGGGCTGAGCGGGGTGTCGTTGCCGCGCAAGAACACCAGCGCCCGGGGCGACTACCGCGAGCTGTACGACGACGAGACCCGCGAGGCCGTCGCCCGCGCCTTCGCCCCCGACATCGAGCGGTTCGGCTACACCTTCTGA
- a CDS encoding MFS transporter, with amino-acid sequence MWRQPKAVWAVAFASVIAFMGIGLVDPILKPIADQLHASASQVSLLFTSYMAVMGVAMLVTGVVSSRIGAKKTLLAGLVIIIIGAGLAGSSQTVMAIVGWRALWGLGNALFVATALATIVSSARGSVAQAIILYEAALGLGIAVGPLVGGLLGGISWRGPFFGVSVLMAIAVVVTAFALPATPPAAKPTSLADPFRALRHRGLLGVAITALLYNFGFFTLLAYTPFPLDMDAHRIGLIFFGWGVCLAFTSVVVAPRLQHRFGTVPTLLVNLTLLAATLAVMAIGTDTKAVLVVCVIVAGLFLGINNTLVTETVMKAAPVERGTASAAYSFVRFLGGALAPWLAGKLGEEVNVHVPFWVGAGGVLLAVLALTVTRPYLRGIDAEEETKVEELEDEALAVSVSEA; translated from the coding sequence ATGTGGCGCCAACCCAAGGCCGTCTGGGCCGTCGCCTTCGCGTCCGTCATCGCCTTCATGGGCATCGGGCTCGTCGACCCCATCCTCAAGCCGATCGCCGACCAGCTGCACGCCAGCGCGTCGCAGGTCTCGCTCCTCTTCACCAGCTACATGGCCGTCATGGGCGTCGCGATGCTCGTCACCGGCGTCGTCTCCAGCCGCATCGGCGCGAAGAAGACGCTGCTCGCCGGCCTCGTCATCATCATCATCGGCGCGGGTCTCGCCGGGTCGTCGCAGACCGTCATGGCCATCGTCGGCTGGCGCGCGCTGTGGGGTCTCGGCAACGCGCTGTTCGTCGCCACCGCCCTCGCGACGATCGTCAGCTCGGCCCGCGGCTCGGTCGCCCAGGCGATCATCCTGTACGAGGCCGCGCTCGGCCTCGGCATCGCCGTCGGCCCCCTCGTCGGCGGCCTGCTCGGCGGGATCTCCTGGCGCGGGCCGTTCTTCGGCGTCTCCGTCCTCATGGCCATCGCCGTCGTCGTCACCGCCTTCGCGCTGCCCGCAACCCCGCCGGCCGCCAAGCCGACCAGCCTCGCCGACCCGTTCCGGGCGCTGCGCCACCGCGGCCTGCTCGGCGTCGCGATCACCGCGCTGCTCTACAACTTCGGCTTCTTCACGCTGCTGGCCTACACGCCGTTCCCGCTCGACATGGACGCGCACCGGATCGGCCTGATCTTCTTCGGCTGGGGCGTCTGCCTCGCCTTCACCTCGGTCGTCGTCGCCCCGCGGCTGCAGCACCGGTTCGGCACCGTGCCGACCCTGCTGGTCAACCTCACGCTGCTCGCCGCGACGCTCGCGGTCATGGCGATCGGCACCGACACCAAGGCCGTCCTCGTCGTCTGCGTCATCGTCGCCGGTCTCTTCCTGGGCATCAACAACACGCTCGTCACCGAGACCGTGATGAAGGCCGCCCCGGTCGAGCGCGGCACCGCGTCGGCGGCGTACAGCTTCGTGCGCTTCCTCGGTGGGGCGCTCGCCCCGTGGCTCGCGGGCAAGCTCGGCGAGGAGGTCAACGTGCACGTGCCGTTCTGGGTCGGCGCCGGCGGCGTCCTGCTCGCCGTCCTCGCCCTCACCGTCACCCGCCCCTACCTGCGCGGCATCGACGCCGAGGAGGAGACGAAGGTCGAGGAGCTCGAGGACGAGGCGCTCGCCGTCAGCGTCAGCGAGGCCTGA
- a CDS encoding MarR family winged helix-turn-helix transcriptional regulator, which translates to MSNLADRRTASADALGSDLLSAVARLNRFATQQAGLDLPFAQVRLLALVDERGPARIGDLAALDSCSQPTMTAQVRRLEAQGLVDRVDDPSDARAVLVSVTAAGRRLLDRAREARGAVLAPYVTQLDGDDLAALERAVPVLQRLVAAAQRDATGTPSSTTPHRKES; encoded by the coding sequence ATGAGCAACCTGGCCGATCGTCGTACCGCCTCCGCGGACGCCCTCGGGTCGGACCTGCTCTCGGCCGTCGCCCGGCTCAACCGGTTCGCCACGCAGCAGGCGGGCCTGGACCTGCCGTTCGCGCAGGTCCGGCTGCTCGCGCTCGTCGACGAGCGCGGCCCGGCCCGGATCGGTGACCTCGCCGCCCTCGACAGCTGCTCGCAGCCGACGATGACGGCCCAGGTCCGCCGCCTCGAGGCGCAGGGCCTCGTCGACCGGGTCGACGACCCCAGCGACGCCCGGGCGGTCCTCGTGTCGGTGACCGCCGCCGGCCGCCGGCTGCTCGACCGGGCCCGTGAGGCCCGCGGTGCGGTGCTCGCGCCGTACGTGACCCAGCTCGACGGCGACGACCTCGCCGCCCTCGAGCGCGCGGTCCCCGTCCTGCAGCGGCTCGTCGCCGCCGCGCAGCGCGACGCCACCGGCACCCCCTCGTCCACCACCCCCCATCGCAAGGAGAGCTGA
- a CDS encoding calcium-binding protein, whose product MRDEHEGRGQGRTPTDGGRRRRRRWLAAVAGLVLGAGAGLVTAGAAYGAPQEASTCLGLPVTVSGTAGDDVIYATTGPDVIAGGAGDDRIYGYAGDDVICGGPGDDVVSGGPGDDRIDTGLGRDFVQGEDGDDIVTTGDSGEGSVTALTGNGDDSVQLGKGSSRVRTGPGDDHVTMSSHAGQAFIDTKEGDDVVDGIATPGAAASRVRLGDGNDLSTLRAGLVLGNAGDDRIFFALTAQGDDGDDTIGSIRRQTGVRYDGGDGDDTLYGAQTLDGGPGDDLVHPGLVAVAGVAVEGGPGDDVLYGTRGPDVLHGGPGDDTLYGNGGTDRLYGDAGSDRLNPKGGDPTTLDGGPGRDLCHDVGGPTFVSCEVVYPRA is encoded by the coding sequence ATGCGGGACGAGCACGAGGGACGCGGGCAGGGCAGGACGCCGACCGATGGGGGACGTCGTCGTCGCCGCAGGTGGCTGGCCGCGGTGGCGGGGCTCGTCCTCGGCGCCGGTGCGGGGCTGGTGACGGCCGGGGCGGCGTACGGCGCCCCGCAGGAGGCGTCGACCTGCCTGGGGCTGCCGGTCACCGTCTCGGGGACGGCCGGGGACGACGTCATCTACGCGACGACGGGCCCCGACGTCATCGCCGGCGGCGCGGGGGACGACCGGATCTACGGCTACGCCGGGGACGACGTCATCTGCGGTGGCCCGGGCGACGACGTCGTGAGCGGCGGTCCCGGCGACGACCGGATCGACACGGGTCTCGGCCGGGACTTCGTCCAGGGCGAGGACGGGGACGACATCGTGACGACGGGCGACTCCGGGGAGGGCTCCGTCACGGCGCTCACCGGGAACGGGGACGACAGCGTGCAGCTCGGCAAGGGGTCCTCCCGCGTCCGCACCGGTCCGGGTGACGACCACGTGACGATGTCGTCGCACGCGGGGCAGGCCTTCATCGACACCAAGGAGGGCGACGACGTCGTCGACGGCATCGCCACCCCGGGCGCCGCCGCGAGCCGGGTGCGGCTGGGTGACGGGAACGACCTCTCGACGCTGCGGGCCGGGCTGGTGCTCGGCAACGCCGGTGACGACCGGATCTTCTTCGCGCTCACGGCGCAGGGCGACGACGGGGACGACACGATCGGCTCGATCCGCCGGCAGACCGGGGTCCGCTACGACGGCGGGGACGGTGACGACACCCTCTACGGCGCGCAGACCCTGGACGGCGGGCCGGGTGACGACCTCGTCCACCCCGGTCTCGTCGCCGTCGCCGGCGTCGCGGTCGAGGGCGGCCCGGGGGACGACGTCCTCTACGGCACCCGGGGACCCGACGTGCTGCACGGCGGGCCCGGTGACGACACCCTCTACGGCAACGGCGGGACCGACCGGCTGTACGGCGACGCCGGCTCGGACCGGCTCAACCCCAAGGGCGGTGACCCCACGACCCTCGACGGCGGCCCCGGCCGGGACCTGTGCCACGACGTCGGCGGGCCGACCTTCGTCTCGTGCGAGGTGGTCTACCCGAGGGCCTGA
- a CDS encoding histidine phosphatase family protein, producing MRLLLVRHGETPNNVGMLLDTAVPGADLTDTGRDQARGLVARLADEPVDALFVSDLVRTHQTAAPYAAARGLTPQVRGGLREIQAGDWEMTGDPEEWKAYLEVIGRWFSGELDARVPGGETGAEVLQRYDAVVAEAADHACAMVVSHGAAIRAWCGLRAGNVDRDFVSRTRLGNTAVVALEGSPQTGWQVVTWDDTAVGGM from the coding sequence GTGCGCCTGCTGCTCGTCCGACACGGTGAGACCCCGAACAACGTCGGCATGCTCCTCGACACCGCGGTCCCCGGCGCGGACCTCACCGACACGGGCCGCGATCAGGCGCGGGGCCTCGTCGCGCGGCTCGCCGACGAGCCGGTCGACGCGCTGTTCGTCTCCGACCTCGTGCGCACCCACCAGACCGCGGCGCCGTACGCCGCCGCGCGCGGCCTCACCCCGCAGGTGCGCGGCGGCCTGCGCGAGATCCAGGCCGGGGACTGGGAGATGACCGGCGACCCCGAGGAGTGGAAGGCCTACCTCGAGGTCATCGGCCGCTGGTTCTCCGGCGAGCTCGACGCGCGGGTCCCCGGCGGGGAGACCGGCGCCGAGGTGCTGCAGCGGTACGACGCCGTCGTCGCCGAGGCCGCCGACCACGCCTGCGCGATGGTCGTCAGCCACGGCGCGGCGATCCGCGCCTGGTGCGGCCTGCGCGCGGGCAACGTCGACCGCGACTTCGTCTCGCGGACCCGCCTCGGCAACACCGCGGTCGTCGCCCTCGAGGGGTCGCCGCAGACCGGTTGGCAGGTCGTCACCTGGGACGACACCGCCGTCGGCGGGATGTGA
- a CDS encoding ATP-binding cassette domain-containing protein, translated as MQVRRLTWRPYGAPEPVLRDVTLDLEPGERVLLAGPSGSGKSSLLRALGGLLLTADAGDLDGEVLLDGADPQARPGTVGLVLQDPGSGVVASTVGRDVAFGLENLGLPPAAMAAPVAEALRDVRLDLPLSTPPSTLSGGEQQRLALAGALALAPRLLLLDEPLAMLDEATATTVRDVVVDVAARRGLTLVVVEHRLGPWLDHVDRLVVLGPGGVPLADGEPEQVMSQQADALLAAGVWLPGRPDPAPTALDLRWGPPEVAPGEPVASAHRVTVRRTSRTLSGPARETLAVDRADLDVPAGRVSALVGPSGAGKSTLMATVGGLVAPDTGSVSWATEAARPPHRLPARDLAARVAWVPQRAASTVVARTVRDEVLATPRALGRDDAETRARADALLEGLGLAHRAGLDPRRLSGGEQRRLALAAAAVHQPALLLADEPTVGQDRHTWAAVTGVLASLRAAGSGVLVTTHDAGLVARADTVHRVERPVAPPAAEAAVRSPLAARCGPLALLLASALVLPLPAVLTSWTQGLLVLVAELLLAGVALAAPGEGARPGGRLRRLATRLVGPVVGVAGVVWSTWLLGGHDVAVAAGAGLRVLTMVVPSVVLLAYVDPDALGDHLAQRLRLPARPVVAISVALQRFQALGDLWAELRTARRVRGVGGGRSPLARGRDVLATTFGLLVGALDDAAVLAVAMDARGFGAAHERTWAGGAPWHRRDTVVVLLGLVPLLVAVAGRLLLPG; from the coding sequence GTGCAGGTCCGCAGGCTCACCTGGCGTCCGTACGGCGCCCCCGAGCCCGTCCTGCGCGACGTCACCCTCGACCTCGAGCCCGGCGAGCGCGTGCTGCTCGCCGGGCCGAGCGGGTCCGGGAAGTCCAGCCTGCTGCGCGCGCTCGGTGGGCTGCTGCTCACCGCCGACGCCGGCGACCTCGACGGCGAGGTGCTCCTCGACGGTGCCGACCCGCAGGCGCGGCCCGGCACCGTCGGCCTCGTCCTGCAGGACCCGGGCTCGGGCGTCGTCGCCTCGACGGTGGGGCGCGACGTCGCCTTCGGGCTGGAGAACCTGGGCCTGCCGCCGGCCGCGATGGCTGCACCCGTCGCCGAGGCGCTGCGCGACGTGCGGCTCGACCTGCCGCTGTCGACGCCGCCCTCGACGCTGTCGGGTGGGGAGCAACAACGGCTCGCCCTGGCCGGCGCCCTCGCGCTGGCCCCGCGGCTGCTGCTGCTCGACGAACCCCTCGCGATGCTCGACGAGGCGACCGCGACGACGGTGCGCGACGTCGTCGTCGACGTCGCGGCCCGGCGCGGGCTCACCCTCGTCGTCGTCGAGCACCGCCTCGGGCCGTGGCTCGACCACGTCGACCGGCTCGTCGTCCTCGGCCCGGGCGGGGTCCCGCTCGCCGACGGCGAGCCGGAGCAGGTGATGTCGCAGCAGGCCGACGCCCTCCTCGCCGCCGGGGTGTGGCTGCCCGGGCGCCCCGACCCGGCGCCCACAGCGCTCGACCTGCGGTGGGGACCGCCCGAGGTGGCGCCGGGCGAGCCCGTCGCGAGCGCCCACCGGGTCACCGTGCGCCGGACTTCACGGACCCTGTCCGGCCCGGCCCGCGAGACCCTCGCGGTCGACCGAGCCGACCTCGACGTGCCCGCCGGTCGCGTCAGTGCCCTCGTCGGCCCGAGCGGGGCGGGGAAGTCGACCCTCATGGCGACCGTCGGCGGGCTCGTCGCCCCCGACACCGGGTCCGTGTCCTGGGCGACGGAGGCCGCCCGCCCACCGCACCGCCTGCCGGCCCGCGACCTCGCCGCCCGCGTCGCGTGGGTGCCGCAGCGCGCGGCCAGCACCGTCGTCGCCCGGACCGTGCGCGACGAGGTGCTCGCCACCCCGCGCGCGCTCGGCCGCGACGACGCCGAGACCAGGGCGCGTGCCGACGCGCTGCTCGAGGGGCTCGGGCTCGCGCACCGCGCCGGCCTCGACCCGCGCCGGCTCTCCGGCGGCGAGCAGCGTCGGCTCGCGCTCGCCGCGGCCGCCGTCCACCAGCCCGCGTTGCTGCTGGCCGACGAACCGACGGTCGGGCAGGACCGGCACACCTGGGCCGCGGTCACGGGCGTCCTCGCCTCGCTGCGCGCCGCCGGCTCCGGGGTCCTCGTCACCACGCACGACGCCGGCCTCGTCGCGCGCGCCGACACGGTGCACCGGGTCGAGCGGCCCGTCGCTCCTCCCGCGGCGGAGGCCGCCGTACGGAGTCCCCTCGCCGCGCGGTGCGGGCCCCTCGCCCTCCTGCTCGCCTCGGCTCTCGTCCTGCCGCTGCCCGCGGTCCTCACGTCGTGGACCCAGGGTCTGCTCGTCCTGGTCGCCGAGCTGCTGCTCGCCGGCGTCGCCCTCGCGGCCCCCGGCGAGGGCGCGAGGCCGGGAGGACGCCTGCGGCGCCTCGCGACCCGGCTCGTCGGGCCGGTCGTCGGTGTGGCCGGTGTGGTCTGGTCGACGTGGCTGCTCGGCGGTCACGACGTCGCCGTCGCGGCCGGTGCCGGGCTGCGGGTCCTGACGATGGTCGTCCCGTCGGTGGTCCTGCTCGCGTACGTCGACCCGGACGCGCTCGGCGACCACCTCGCCCAGCGCCTGCGGCTGCCGGCCCGGCCGGTCGTCGCGATCTCCGTCGCCCTGCAGCGGTTCCAGGCGCTCGGCGACCTGTGGGCGGAGCTCCGTACGGCCCGGCGGGTACGCGGGGTCGGCGGCGGCCGGTCACCGCTGGCGCGCGGGCGCGACGTCCTCGCGACGACGTTCGGCCTGCTCGTCGGCGCCCTCGACGACGCCGCCGTGCTCGCGGTGGCCATGGACGCCCGCGGCTTCGGCGCGGCCCACGAGCGGACCTGGGCGGGCGGGGCCCCGTGGCACCGTCGCGACACGGTCGTCGTGCTCCTCGGGCTCGTGCCGCTGCTGGTGGCCGTCGCCGGGCGTCTCCTCCTGCCCGGCTAG